Genomic DNA from Sphingobium sp. WTD-1:
GTCATTGTCGACCGCATCGACGCGGCCGCCCTCGGGGCGGAACAGGTCGCCGCCGAGCTGAAGATTATAAGGCGGATCGGCAAAGATCATGTCGATGCAGCCGTCGGGCAGCTTGGCCATTTCCGCGATACAGTCACCGCGCAGCAGGCGGTTTGCCTCGATCGCCGGTGCCGGCGCGAGCGCAACCGCCTTCTTCCGCCGCGGTGCGACGCGTTCCATGACACCCATGTGTGCAACCCCCATATGTTTCGTCCGTCAGCACTGAGTCCTCAGGAGTCTGCCGTCAAGGTCAGGGGTTTAGCGGTCGTCGCTGTCAGGATTGCGAGGATGGTGGAGAACGAAGCGGGTAGCCACAACATATTGAGTCATGCGAGTCGCATGAGACTCATCATGGGGTGGTGTGACTCAAAAGACTCAGCGAGGAGGCGGTTCGCACTTTTTTTAGTTAATGGCGCGGCCGAGTCGAAAATCATCCTCCGCTTGACCAACTCATAACCAGATGATTATGAAATTTGCATGACGGAAGTGAAATTCAGAGGCGACCTTGGAGCGAACAGCGATTCACTCTTCAAGGCGCTGTCCGACGGCACGCGACGTGCCCTGCTGGAATATCTGGTGCGCGAAGGGGAACAGAATGTCGTCGCGCTGACGGCCGTGGCCGGCGTGTCGCAACCGATGGTGTCCCGCCATATGGGCAAGCTCAAGCGCGCCGGTCTGGTGACGGCCAGGCGGACGGGGCGCGAAACCTGGTATGCGGCGCGGACCAAGGGGCTGGGGCCGGTGGTGCAGTGGATGGCGATCTATGGTGCGCTCTGGTCACAGCGCTTCACGCCGATGGAACATGCCGGCGACTGAACGGGAACATATCGATAGGAAAAGGGGCGCCATTGGCGCCCCTTCTGTTTTCCGGTCGGTGCGTGCGATCAGCGCAGCGGCGTCCAGGTCTGGGTCTTGCAGAAGAAGGCGATGCAGCCCTGAACCTTGAGCGTGCCGTCGCCATTGCGGCTGACCTTGGACGTATAGCTCTTGCCGCTTTCCGGGTCGTAGATCGTGCCCTTCCAGATATCGCCGGCATCGCTGAAGCCCGACAGCAGGGCAAGGCCGACCAGCGGCTTGGAGCGCAGCGCCGGGTCGGGGTTCTTGATGTCGGTCTGGGGGCGGCCCGGCGTCGGCTTCACGATCTTCTCGATCTTGCCGCAGATGCTCTTTCCGCAGGGTGCGATCTGGACGATCGCCTTGCCATCGACGGTCGACCAGCGGCCGGTGATGGGCTGGGCCGCATAGGCGGGCAGGGCGACGGTGAAGGCGGCCAGAGCGGCGATGGCGACGCGAGCGCCGGTCTTGATGGTCATGATGCGATCCTCTCCTTTTCGGTTGAGGGTGAGAATAAGGGAGGAAAATGCGGCGCGCCAGCGCTTCGCTTGCAGTTTACGGAAACGGAAAGAGGGGACGCTACGGCAGCGCCCCCTCCTTGCCCTGAAATTTTTTAGAAGGCCGTGCTGATCGAGCAGGCGGCCGGACCCAGGATGACGACGAACAGGGTCGGCAGGATGAAGAGAATCAGCGGCACGGTCATGATCGCGGGCAGGCGGGCGGCCTTTTCTTCCGCGCGCATCATGCGTTCATGGCGGAACTCGGCCGACAGCACGCGCAGCGCGGAGGCGAGCGGCGTGCCATATTTTTCGG
This window encodes:
- a CDS encoding metalloregulator ArsR/SmtB family transcription factor translates to MTEVKFRGDLGANSDSLFKALSDGTRRALLEYLVREGEQNVVALTAVAGVSQPMVSRHMGKLKRAGLVTARRTGRETWYAARTKGLGPVVQWMAIYGALWSQRFTPMEHAGD
- a CDS encoding DUF2147 domain-containing protein gives rise to the protein MTIKTGARVAIAALAAFTVALPAYAAQPITGRWSTVDGKAIVQIAPCGKSICGKIEKIVKPTPGRPQTDIKNPDPALRSKPLVGLALLSGFSDAGDIWKGTIYDPESGKSYTSKVSRNGDGTLKVQGCIAFFCKTQTWTPLR